A region of uncultured Fusobacterium sp. DNA encodes the following proteins:
- a CDS encoding lysine exporter LysO family protein, protein MVGIALSVIIGGLLGYFFQTPLILDHVDNLIKLGLCLLLFFVGIDIGKNKGVFDNLKSMDKKVILLPFITMLGSLLGGAVASFLTPLSLGETVAISSGMGWYSFSAIELSKISAELGGTAFLSNVSRELLSIFSIPFIAAKIGSFPSVATAGATAMDSVLPVINKSNPANVSIIAFYSGFVITLVVPVLVPAMVALFNLG, encoded by the coding sequence ATGGTTGGTATAGCTTTATCAGTTATTATTGGAGGGCTTTTAGGATATTTTTTCCAAACTCCTTTAATCTTAGATCATGTAGATAATTTAATTAAGCTTGGACTTTGTTTACTTCTTTTCTTTGTAGGAATAGACATTGGAAAAAATAAAGGGGTATTTGATAACTTAAAATCAATGGATAAAAAAGTTATATTACTACCTTTTATAACTATGCTTGGTTCTCTTTTAGGGGGAGCTGTCGCTTCTTTCTTAACTCCACTTTCTTTAGGTGAAACTGTTGCCATAAGTTCTGGTATGGGTTGGTATTCTTTCTCTGCTATTGAACTTTCTAAAATAAGTGCAGAGTTAGGTGGAACAGCATTTTTATCAAATGTTTCTAGGGAGCTTTTATCTATATTCTCAATACCTTTTATAGCTGCAAAGATTGGTTCATTCCCATCTGTTGCAACTGCTGGAGCTACTGCAATGGATTCAGTTTTACCAGTTATAAATAAGAGCAATCCTGCTAATGTATCTATTATAGCTTTTTATTCTGGATTTGTTATAACTTTAGTTGTTCCAGTTTTAGTACCTGCTATGGTAGCTCTTTTCAATCTTGGATAA